A region from the Candidatus Caldatribacterium sp. genome encodes:
- a CDS encoding DUF2281 domain-containing protein yields the protein MQSLKELIDRLPPELQQEVQDFVEFLLEKRVRAPKRQPKFEWAGALKDLRDRYTSVELQHKLAEWRIGE from the coding sequence ATGCAGAGCTTGAAAGAACTCATCGATCGGCTTCCTCCCGAGTTGCAGCAGGAGGTGCAGGATTTCGTAGAGTTCTTGCTGGAGAAAAGGGTAAGGGCGCCCAAAAGACAACCGAAATTCGAGTGGGCCGGAGCTCTTAAGGACCTGCGTGATCGGTATACCTCGGTAGAACTCCAGCATAAACTTGCCGAATGGAGAATCGGTGAATAA